The Vibrio agarivorans genome contains the following window.
ACCTTCTCAGGTGTGATTGAAGAAGATGTATATGACATCCTCACGATTGAATCCTGTCTTGAAAAACGTAGTGCGTTGGGCGGCGTATCACCAACCCAAGTGAAATTTTCAGTAGAACAAGCTGAGAAGCGTCTTGATGCGCGTGATACCTCTGCGGTGAAAGTACGTGCAGCGCGCTTGACTGATATTGAGTCGCTTGAAGGCATGGTGACTTACTGGGCGAACATGGGTGAAAACCTACCTCGCTCACGTAATGAGCTAGTAAGAGATATTGGCTCGTTTGCGGTCTCTGAACATCATGGAGAGGTGACTGGTTGTGCGTCTTTGTATGTGTATGACTCTGGCTTAGCTGAAATTCGCTCGTTGGGTGTTGAAGCGGGCTGGCATGGTCAAGGCCATGGTACGGCTATTGTTCAGCACTTGGTGGATAAAGCCAAGCAGATGGCGATTAAGAAAGTGTTTGTGCTAACGCGCACGCCAGAATTCTTTATGAACCATGATTTTATCCCGACGTCTAAGAGCTTGTTGCCTGAGAAAGTGCTGAAAGACTGTGATCAGTGCCCTCGCCAACATGCCTGTGATGAGGTGGCGCTAGAAATCAACTTTGCTGAACAACTAATTGCAAAACAAAGTGTTGCGTAAATTTGGTGCAGCATGCCCAAAAAAAGATCAAAAAGATCGAATTTATTGGGAACCAATTAAGAAAGAGCAGGTCTATTAAAGTACCACTGCTTTTTCTTAGAAGAATCTAAGAGAGCCCCGAAATCATATTGATATCGGGGCTTTTTTCTTTTTTGGGGCTTGTGTTTTTGCTTCTCCCCCTTTTCAAGGGGAAGCCGGGAGAGGGTTAAAACGGCGACGGACAAACGCAGGCGCAAAGATGTGTTGATAAACCCTTACAATCCCACCCTGCCCAAGGGAGGGAACCAATAGCGGGCACGTAAATTACTTCTTCCCTCGCATCGGCAGAACAATAAACTTCATCAAAAGATGCAATGCCAACAAAACGTTAAAAGCAAACCCTGCCATCACCAACGTAATTGACTCGATACTTTTCGGATCATCACGAAAGAAAAACCACCACAGCCCCCAGCACGCGACGGATAATACCGTTAATTGATCCATACAGCGCTGACAGCGGCCGATTTTTTTCCAGAACCAATGTTGCTGGCAGTTTTGACAGGACATGAGGTACTCTTGTTGGTTATTGTTTTGTAGTAAGGCGAGTATAACGGCAGGTAAAAAAAATCCCCAACCTTGACAATGAGAAGTTGGGGAAAGGACTTGGACAGTTGTATTAGTTGTTTTTGGAATTCAGTACTCTAAGGTGCTCATCCATGAGCATTTGCTGTTTTCTTAGAGATTTTTAATTTGAAACCTAGGCTTTAAAGATTTAAGCCAAAAGATCGCCTGGGGACCGAGCCCCAAGCCTAGTTATTATTGCGCGAAGTAATTGTCTAGCTCTTCACTACCGCCGATGTGCTTACCACCAATAAAGACTTGCGGTACCGTTGTGCGGCCAGTAATAGCTCGCAGGCTCACAGTTGTTGCATCTTTGCCCAATATAATCTCTTCGTACTGTAGGCCTTGGTCAATCAATGCTTGCTTTGCTTTCACACAGAAAGGGCAACCTGGTTTACTAAATACAGTGATAGATTCTTGCACTTTGTGTGCTGGCGCAATGTGATTGAGCATTGTGTCTGCATCCGAAACTTTGAACGGGTCGCCAGGCTCGTTTGGTTCGATAAACATCTGCTCTACGATGCCGTTTTTCACTAGCATGCTATAGCGCCATGAACGTTTGCCGAAGCCAAGGTCATCTTTATCTACTAGCATGCCCATGCCGTCAGTGAATTCACCGTTTCCGTCTGGAATGAAGGTGATGTTTTCTGCTTCTTGATCTGCTTTCCATGCATTCATCACAAAGGTGTCATTAACTGATACACACAGAATGTCATCAACACCGTGCTCTTGGAAAACTGAAAACAGTTCGTTGTAGCGCGGTAAGTGGCTAGAAGAGCAAGTTGGAGTGAAGGCACCAGGCAAGCTAAATACAATCACGGTTTTATTTTTGAATAGGTCATTTGTTGTTACGTTAACCCACTGGTCGTTCTGGCGAGTTGGGAATGTCACTTGTGGAACTGGCTGACCTACTTTTGCCGCTAATACTTGTTGTTCATTAAACATTGTCGAGTCCTAAATAGAAAAATAAAGAGTAAAAGTTGAGGGCTTAAAGCTGCTCTCTGTTTTGATGGGTTCATTATTACCAAAATGCTTTGATAGGGATAATCGTTTGGTGTTATCGTTTTAATAGGTAAATTCTATTAAAGGCAGAAAAATGAATATTCGTGATTTTGAGTATTTAGTATCCCTTGCAGAGCATAAACACTTTCGCAAAGCCGCTGAGGCCTGTTTTGTCAGTCAGCCAACGTTAAGTGGCCAAATTCGCAAACTTGAAGATGAGCTTGGTACGGCATTGCTTGAGCGTAACAGTCGTAAAGTGTTGTTTACTGACGCAGGCTTACAGCTCGTTGAGCAAGCCAAGAGTATTTTGGCTGAGATAAAACTGTTTCGAGAGATGGCGAGTGGTCAAAACGGAGAGATGATTGGCCCGATGCATATTGGATTTATCCCGACAGTAGGGCCTTACGTGTTGCCAAAGATTATTCCGTCACTGAAAGAGCAGTTCCCAGAGTTAGAGCTGTTTTTGCATGAAGCGCAAACGCATCAGTTAGTGAGTCAGCTGCAAGATGGCAAGCTTGATTGTCTAGTGTTAGCAGCGGTAGCTGAAACAGAGCAGTTTAAAGAAATTGTACTTTATGATGAGCCTATGACACTCGCGGTGCCATGCGATCATGAATGGTCACAGAAAGAGACGATTGAGATGGAACACCTCAATGGTAAGACGGTCTTGATGCTGGGTGATGGGCACTGTTTGCGCGATCAGGCATTGGGCTTCTGCTTTGCTGCCGGTGCGAAAGATGATGACCGCTTCAAAGCGACGAGTCTTGAAACGCTGCGCAATATGGTGGCAGCAGGCGCAGGGATCACCCTGTTACCAGAGCTATCTGTACCAAAAGAAAAAGAGAAGGATGGGGTGTGTTACGTGAAAGCCACTGATCCACAACCTTCACGTCGTATTGTGCTGGCTTATCGTCCAGGGTCACCACTGCGTGGTCGATTCGAGCAATTAGCTAAGTCAATTCAAGAAGCACTAGCGTAGTTTTTTTGCACCTCCCCCTTTTCAAGGGGGAGGCCGGGAGGGGGTTAAAAGGCCTTTGCCACACCAACAAGCATTTGCGTATGTTGACAAGCCGCCTAACCCTCCCCTTGATAAGGCGAGGGGACTAATGCAAAAAAGCCCAAATCACAGATGTGATTTGGGCTTTTTAATATCAATAGGTTATTCGCTAAAACAGCTCTTCACCATCGCCATCTGAATAGATGTTGCCAGAGCCAGCGCTTGGAACGAAGTCTTTTGGCTCTGTCCCTTCTTCGAAGTATTCGAACATCGATGAGCCATCAAACTTGTTGGTCAGCAAACCGCTGTTGCGATCGATACGTACACGCACGATGTTTTTGGGAATATCTTTGCGATGCTCAGGTACGTCAGTGAGGGCGACATCCATAAAGTCCACCCATGCAGGCTGCGCTGTTTTTGCGCCTGCTTCAGCGCCCGTGACTTGGTCTTTACCGAGGTTTTTATTGCTTGAAGTACGACCTAGTTTACGAGTATGGGTATCAAAGCCAACCCAAGCGGTGGCGACAACGCCAGGGCCATAGCCATTATACCAAGCATCTTTCGAGTCATTGGTCGTGCCTGTTTTGCCGCCAATATCGCGACGTTTCAAAGCTTGCGCACGCCAACCCGTGCCATTCCAGCCAGTGCCTTCACGCCAGTTACCGCCACCCCAAACGTTGCTGTACATCATTTCACGCATTAAAAATGCGGTTTGTTCAGAAATAACTTGTGGAGCGTATTGAGACTCAAGATCTTGCTCTTGGAACTCATCATCGACAGCTGTTGTGCAATCTTGATGGCAGATAGTCAGAGGCTCTGCTTGGAACTCTAAATCGCCATATGGCCCTTCAACACGCTCAATGTAGTAAGGCTCTACGTAGTAGCCACCATTCACAAAGACGGAGTAACCTTGCGCCATTTGTACTGGCGTTAGGCTGCCAGCACCCAGTGCGATCGTTTCTGAGCGAGGTAGGTCAGCTTTATTGAAACCAAAACGAGTCAAGTAATCACGAGTCTCATCAAGTCCTACGCTACGCAGTACGCGAACGGCCATAACGTTCTTTGACTGTGCAAGACCAATGCGCACGCGAGTTGGGCCTGTGTAGGTTGGCGGTGAGTTCTTTGGACGCCATGCGGTGCCTTGGCTCTTGTCCCACTGGTTAATTGGCGCATCGTTGACTAGCGTGGCAAGCGTCATACCGTTATCGAGCGCTGCTGAGTACACAAATGGCTTGATACTAGAACCTACCTGACGAACAGATTGAGTAGCGCGGTTAAACTTGCTGTGAACAAAGTTAAATCCGCCCACAAGTGACGTTACCGAGCCATTTTCTGGGTTCATTGCGATAAAGGCGGTATTTGCTTCTGGTACTTGGCTTAAGCGCCAGATTGAAGCCGGCTCTGGATTGTCTTCCGTCGCAGGTTGCTCTTTCTCTCTTACCCAGACCATTTCGCCAGCCGCCATAATCTCTGAAGCGGTTTTCGGTGCAGCACCTTGACGGTCATCGTTAATGAATGGGCGTGCCCACTTCATCTCATCCCAACTGATGGTTTGAACGTCACGGTTCTTAACTTGAACCTGTGCGCTGTCTTTATCCACTGATATCACAACCGCTGGGCGTAAGTCACCATAGATAGGGTGTGGACGCAAAAAGCGTTTGATCTCATCACTAGAGAGTGCTGGCTGCCCTTCCTTCCATGCCGATTCACGCGCGCCGCGATAGCCGTGGCGCTCGTCATAGGCGTACAGGTTTTCAATAGCAGCATTGTGCGCAGCTTCTTGAAGCTTTGAATCAACCGTAGTGTAGATATTCATGCCAGAGGTGTATGCATCTTCACCATAGCGTTCCACCATCCATGCGCGTGCGAGTTCTGCTACATATGGTGCACGAAGCTCTATTTCTGCACCGTGGTATTTCGACATCATTTCTTCATTGCGTGCATCATCGTGCTCAGCTTGAGTGATATAGCCTTCTTCGAGCATACGCATTAGGACGATATTACGACGACTGGTGGCACGCTCTGGCGAGTAGATAGGGTTCATCGTCGATGGTGCTTTTGGCATACCAGCGAGTGTGGCTATCTGAGCCAAGCTCAGATCTTGCAGGTCTTGACCAAAGTAGGTCTGTGCAGCCGCGCCAAAGCCGTATGAGCGGTAGCCAAGGAAGATCTTATTAATGTAGAGCTCAAGGATCTCTTCTTTAGTCAGCAACTGCTCTATTTTCATCGCCAAGAAAATCTCTTGGATCTTACGCATGATTTTCTTTTCGTTAGAAAGGAAGAAGTTTCGCGCTAGCTGCTGAGTAATGGTACTTGCACCCTGTTTGGCACTGCCTGACATCGCAACGACGAGCGCCGCACGGGTGATACCGATAGGGTCAACCCCATAGTGGGTATAGAAACGACTATCTTCAGTGGCGATCAGCGCATCGATGAGCTCTTGAGGAATGTCCTCATACTGGACTGGAATACGTTTTTTCTCACCGAACTGAGCTATCAGCTTGCCATCTTTACTAAACACCTGCATCGGTGTTTCGAGTTCAACGTGACGAAGTTCATCAACGTTAGGGAGATCTTTTTCCACGTAAAAATACATGGCAAAAATTGCACTGACTCCAAGAATCATGCAAACCAATGTGAAAACAAATAGTCGCTTTATGAATTTCACCGAAGAATCCTTGATTTGTTAAGGCTGCCTAGCAGCAAACCCTTGTACTCTAAGCCAAAAACCAGCTCTTTGCTAATTATCGCTCAAATTAGCAGCAAAAGAAAAATCTTACTGGTTTTAACAAGGGAGCATTAGAGCATGGGTATGTCACTGATCACGGGTATAGATATTGGCCGCCATAGTATCAAGGCTGTCGTCGTAAAGCCCGAAAAACAGCATTTCACAATTGTCGGCTTTCATGAGCTACCCGTGAGCGAGGCGGTATTTTCCGATAACTACACGCTCAATTATCAAGATAGTGTCAAGAAACTTAAAGATCTAAAGAAAAAGCTTCCTTGGTTTAGCCAACGCGCTGCCATAGCGATACCAGACAACGCAGTAATCAGCAAAATCCTGCAAATTGATGCGTCTATTGAACAGAGCGAACAAGAGTTTGCGATCCATCAGGCGTTTTCCTATCAATCTCCGTTTCCGATAGAGGAGCTGTGCCTTGACTATGTTTCTTCAACTACGCCAAGTAACAGTGCGACACGCGCTTTTCAGGTGTATGCCAGTAAAAAGGAGGTGATTGAATCGCGTCAAACCGTTGCAGAAAAGGCGGGGTTTAAGCCACACGTTATGGATATTCAGGCGCATGCGTTACTCAATATCGGTCAATATGCGATGAAAAAACACGGCAAATCGTGGCTATTAGTCAACATCGGCCACCTGCAATCAACCATGTGTATAGCGGGTGAGCAAGCTTTCTATAAAGACATTCCTTTGGGTATCGCCACCCCTTCAGGGCAAGGAAAGCAGAGCTTATCTGACGATCCGTTAGCGTTCAGTCGGCAGTTGAGTCAGCGCTTGCAGCGGCAGCTGCAACTGCTACCAAATGGTCGTGTTCAATCTATTGACGGAGTATGGCTTACTGGTGGAGGGGCTTACCATGCACTCATTGAAGAGCAGCTGCAACAAGCGATGGATTTACCCTGTGAAAGGCTTGCACCATTTTCACTTTGTCAGGTTAAGCCGAAATTGAGTACTCATGCGCTTGACGGTCAACATCAATATGCCGTGGCTTTAGGGGCTGCGATAGGCGCTCGCCAGTGGGAGAGTCAGCATTATGCAGCCTAGTATAAACTTACTGCCTTGGCGAGAGTCTCGTCGCCAGCAGCATCGACAGCGCTTTTTTCAATTGGTGGTATTAGCCCTGCTGTTGGCTGGTGGTGGGCAATTTGCCTTAGGGAGATATGCCGATGAGCAGCGTACTCAGCAGCAAGCGCGTTTACACTATTTGCAGCAGCAAATTGATGTGATTGACCAACGTATCAAAGCGATGAAAGTGACGGAAGAGGAGCACAAGGCACTGCTGACTCGTTTGGACGTGGTGGAGAAATTACAGCAAAGGCGCAATAAAACCACCGACTTTATGAACCTCGTCCCGGGGTTAATTCCTGAAGGTGTTTACGTTGATAAGATAAAGATGAACGGCGTCGAGGTCGAAATAACCGGTATCAGCGACAGCACGGCACGATTAGCAACCATGCTCGATAGTCTAGAAAAGTCATCGCAACTCACCAATGTAGAGATGCACTCTATTGTTCATGGCAAGCCGCGGTTTGGTAAAAAATACCAGACCTTCAAAGTCTCTTTTGAGCTGAACTTCAAATCCGCACCGTCTATCTCAAATCGAACAAATGTCACGCAACAGGGGGTAAGCCATGGTTGATGTTCGAGATCTTGAGCTGGACGAGATTCCTGAATGGCCATTGTGGGCGCAAGGCGTCGCCCTCATACTATTGATTGCCACACTGCAAGGTGTCGGTTATTGGTTCTACCTTGCGCCAAAACATGAGCAGGTGAATCATCTAAAGCAGCAAGAGCAAACCCTCAAAACGACGCTGAGAATAAAAGCCAACAAAGCCGCGGCTCTGCCTAAAATTAAAGCTCAACTTGATGAGCTTCAGCAACGATATGATTACCTTTCTAGTCAACTCCCTGTGCAAAAAGAGCTCGCGAGTATGCTTGCCTCCGTCAATGACAAAGGTTTAGAAAACGGCCTGACCTTTACACGCATCGACTGGGGAGAAAAGCAGAATCAAGCATTCCTCTATCGATTGCCGCTCAATATCGAGCTGACGGGGACTTATCACGATATCGGTGAGTTTTCTCAAGCGATTGCCGAGCTGCCACGCATCATTAATTTTGATGATGTGGACTGGCAGCGGGTCAGCCAAGAGAGCAGCACGTTGCACTTTCGCGTAAGGGCATACACCTACCAATTTAAGCCGGAGGTGCAGGATGAAAAGTAATTGGCCTACGGTAACCCTAATGCTCATTTCATTGCTCGGTTGTAAGGCAAATCAAGAGTCACTGCAAGACTATGTGCAGCAGGTAGAGCAACGTGCTTCAAACGAGATACAGAGTTTGGCACCGGCGATGGACTTTCGTGCTTCTATCTATTCACAGCGGCAAGCCCGTCAACCTTTTGTGCTGCCTCAGGCGGCCTTGGTGCTTGACCAACCCACGGTGAACCGTGACTGCTGGCAACCTGCAGTGCGACGTAAAAACGGCAAACTTGAGCGTTATCCACTATCAAAGTTGAAATTACGTGGCGTGATGGGCAGTGGTGGCGAGGTATCGGCTCTGATTCAAACCCCACAGGGTAATGTGCTCAAGATCCACAAGGGTCAATACATTGGCCTCAACAATGGCAAGGTGACGAAAGTCGCGAGTAACCGACTGGTGATAAAAGAGACGATGCCTGACGGGCTTGGGTGCTGGAACACACGCACAGTCACACTGGCATTGAAATAGATTCGGCGATACGCCAAACACATTAAAACTAAAGGATGAGTTGTCACAATGAAGAGTTGTATTTTCCGTATCTGGCTGGTCTGCCTTGCATTTCTATGGGGGCCACTAGCCCTGGCAGACGCTGCGAATCAACTGCAGAGTATCGATTTTCGCTTAAATACGGATCGAGACGCATTAGTGATTGTTGAGCTAGCTTCACCCTCAGTGGTGGTGGATCTGCAAAGAACAGCACAAGGCTTGAATATCGAGTTGCTAAAAACAGATGTCAGCAGTGACAAGCTGTATCTACTCGATGTGAAAGATTTCTCGAGCGTGGTAGAGAGTATCGAGGTGTTTCGTAATGAGCCTAGCACCCGTTTGCTGGTGTCGATGCAGGGGCCATATCACTATGAATACCGCTTAAAGGGCAAGTACCTTGAAGTAACGATCAGCGAGCAGAAAGAGCAGCAGATCCATACTCCAAACGCGCTTGAGAAAGAAGGCAAGCTGATATCGATTAACTTCCAAGATATTCCTGTACGCAACGTGCTGCAATTGATTGCGGACTACAACGATTTCAACCTTGTGGTTTCGGATTCTGTTTCTGGCAACCTGACGTTGCGCCTTGATGGCGTGCCTTGGCAGCAGGTGCTCGACATTATTCTTCAGGTTAAGGGGCTAGATAAGCGTGTTGATGGCAATGTCATTTTGGTGGCACCAAAAGCAGAACTCGATTTGCGGGAGCAACAGCAACTGGAGAAAGCCCGTTTGGCGGAGGAGCTTGGTGAGCTCACCTCTGAAATCATTAAAGTCAATTTCGCCAAAGCTTCAGAGATTGCGGAGATGATTGGTGGGCAAGGGGCGATTAGCATGCTCTCTGAGCGTGGCTCTATCAGTATTGATGAACGAACCAATTCTCTATTGATTCGTGAGTTGCCGGAGAACATAGAAGTCATTCAAGAAATTGTCAGTTCGCTTGATATCCCAGTGAAGCAGGTACAAATAGAAGCGCGCCTTGTATCAATTAATGAAGGGGATATGGATGAGTTAGGTGTGCGCTGGGGGTTCACCTCTACTAACGGCAATAATACTGTCGGGGGCAGTATCGAGAGCAACTTGTTTCAAAAGGGCCTGCTTGATGAAGATACATTGCCAATAGAAGACTTTCTTAATGTCAACCTGGCGGCAACATCGACTAATGCCTCCTCTATCGCGTTTCAGGTTGCGAAACTCGGTTCAGACACCTTACTCGATTTGGAGCTATCAGCCCTTCAGCGAGAATCAAAAGCCGAGATTATCTCAAGCCCTCGATTGATTACCACCAACAAGAAGCCCGCTTATATAGAGCAGGGCACGGAAATCCCGTATTTGGAGTCCTCATCAAGTGGCGCAACGACAGTTGCATTTAAGAAAGCGGTGTTAAGTTTGAAAGTGACGCCGCAGATCACGCCGGATAATCGTTTAGTGCTCGATTTGAGTGTGACCCAAGATAGACCGGGTGAAGTAGTCAAAACTGGCACCGGCGAGGCGGTCGCCATCAATACCCAGCGAATTGGTACTCAAGTATTGGTTAATAATGGTGAGACCGTGGTGCTGGGCGGCATATTCCAGCACAGCGTGACCAACTCAACCGATAAAGTCCCACTGTTGGGGGATTTACCGCTGCTGGGAACGCTGTTTAAACGCACTTATGAGCAGTTTGGTAAAAGCGAATTACTCATCTTCGTCACACCTAAAGTCGTGGTTCAATAACTCGGCTTTATTGGAATTCGATCATTAATTCGAGCAACAGGAAAAATAAATTTGCATTAGTGGCACCATATCTAGATAATTTCGGGTCTTATCACGTCTGTCTGTGAGGAATTGGTGCTACAAGAGGGCAATATGCGAGCTCTTATAAAGAGGGTTCTTGTAGCGATGTCATTGATTTTAAAGTTGTAAGTTACTGCTAACATGGCTGAAAAACGAAACATATTTCTTGTTGGACCTATGGGCGCGGGCAAAAGCACAATCGGCCGCCACCTAGCTCAACAATTACACATGGAGTTTATTGACTCCGACACGGTTATCGAAGAACGCACTGGTGCGGATATCGCATGGGTTTTTGATGTTGAAGGCGAAGACGGTTTCCGTAAGCGCGAAGAAACGGTGATCAACGATCTTACTCAAGAACAAGGTATCGTACTGGCAACGGGCGGCGGCTCTGTTATCAGCAAAGAAAACCGTAATCGTCTTTCTGCTCGCGGTATTGTTGTTTATCTAGAAACGACTATCGAAAAGCAGCTAGCGCGCACTAACCGCGACAAGAAACGTCCATTGCTACAAACGGACGATCCGCGAGAAGTGCTTGTATCGCTAGCCGACGAGCGCAACCCACTTTATGAAGAAGTATCGGACTACACAGTGCGTACTGACGATCAAAGTGCAAAAGTGGTAGCCAACCAGATCGTAAAAATGCTAGAAGAACGTTAATACGTTTTATTTTTAGCGGAGAACAACCATGGAACGGATTACGGTCGAGTTGGGCGAACGAAGCTACCCAATCTCAATTGGTGCCGGATTATTTGATGATCCGGCTCAACTCTCTTTCTTATCTTCTCAAAAATCTGCCAAACAAAAGGTTGTGGTGATCAGCAATGTCACGGTAGCCCCACTGTACGCGGATAAAATACTCTCTCTTCTTGAGCAGCAAAACTGCGACACTGCGTTACTGACTCTCCCTGACGGTGAGCAGTACAAAAGCCTAGAGACCTTCAATAAGGTAATGGATTTTTTCATCGAGGGTAACTACGCTCGCGATGTTGTCGTCGTGGCCCTTGGTGGTGGTGTGATTGGTGACTTAGTTGGTTTCGCCTCAGCGTGTTATCAACGAGGCGTCGATTTTGTCCAAATCCCGACCACACTATTGTCGCAAGTAGACTCGTCGGTTGGTGGCAAAACCGCCGTTAACCACCCGCTGGGTAAAAACATGATTGGTGCTTTTTACCAACCACAAGCGGTGCTGATTGATACCAACTGCCTCAAAACCTTGCCTGAGCGTGAGTTTGCGGCCGGTATTGCCGAAGTGATTAAGTACGGCATTATCTATGATGCAGACTTTTTTGTTTGGCTGGAAGAAAACCTAGACCGTCTATACGCACTTGATGAGCAAGCACTGAGCTATGCGATTGCACGCTGTTGTCAGATCAAAGCGGAAGTGGTGGCTCAAGATGAAAAAGAGTCTGGCATTCGAGCACTGCTCAACCTTGGCCACACCTTCGGTCATGCGGTTGAAGCAGAGCTAGGTTATGGTCAATGGCTGCATGGTGAGGCGGTATCCGCTGGGACGGTCTTGGCGGCGAAAACCGCATTGATGCAAGGCTTGATTAAACAAGCGGATTTTGATCGTATCTTAAATCTGTTGAAGCGTTCAAAACTGCCGGTTCAAACCCCTGACTCTATGAGCTTTGAAGATTTTATGACGCACATGATGCGCGATAAAAAAGTCTTAGCGGGTCAATTGCGCCTGGTACTACCAACTTCGATTGGTACTGCAGAGGTGGTAAAAGGTGTTCCAGAAGCCATTCTTGAGCAAGCAATCGACTTTTGCCGTCAGGTATAATCGATTTGCACCACATAGGTTATAGCGAGTAAGGCTGATAACGCGATGCGCGATTCTCGAGTGTTAGAACTGGATTCACAGGGAGATCTGTTAGAAAGGCTCTCTTTACTGACTCGTTTTGGCTCAAACCTTGTGGTCGTGGGTGGTGCACAAGGAGCAGGTAAAACTTGGTTAGCGCAGCGCTTTTTAGAGGTGTGGGCGCAAGAGAAGAACCAAGCTTTACTGCTTTGTCATCCAAATCAAACTGAAGATCAGCGCCGCGCTTCATTAATGGAGCAGTGGTTTCCTAAACAGGGCTTCTACACCAATACTCAGCTTGCCGACAATCTCGAGCAGATTTTAGAGGGCGAGCCTTGTGATCTCATTTTGGTCATCGACGATGCGCATTTACTTTCAGAACAGCTGCTTAGTGAGCTATGGTTACTAAGTGTTGCTGCTAATCAGCGCAGTGATTGGTCCATCAACATTGTGTTGATGGCACACAATAACAGCGTAAATCCTCTGCTAAAACGGTTGAGCTATGGGCAAGATCTCAAGCCGATCGAATTGGATATCGACCAGCTTGCTGAACCAGAGGCAGAACGTTTCTTTGAATTTTTAGTTATGCGTTATGTTGAACCGGATATGGAAAAGCAGGTTCGGCAGTCATTTGCAAAAGTGACACGTTATCCGGGAGAGATTATGGCACTCGCAGCTCAGAAAAAAGAGAAGACCGTTATCGTTCGTTCGATAGTGGGTTCACCTCGCACACTCATCCTTATCGTATTGCTGTTGCTGTTATTGATAGCAGGCGGATATTGGTGGTTGAGTCAGCAAAGCTCACCAGATGATAACCGTGCTCGTATCGAGTCGATGGTCGAGCAAACGGTAATTCCAACACTGCCTGAGTCTTCGGCGACGGGCTCGCGAGTTGAGCGTGCAGACCCAAGCTTCGCAGAGGCGGAAGATGATAGTGCGTCGCTGCCACAAGCCGTCACAGATTCGACAGCAACGGTAGGCATTGATGATAGTGAACGCCGTGTGGTGATTACCTCAGATGTGGTCGATGCTTTGCTTGACGAGAGTGCGACATCAGAAACGATTCCAGAACTGAAAGAGCTTGAAGAAACGGTGATTCAAGAGGTAGCTCCAGAGGAAACCACTATTGCGACCCCAGAGCTTGCGCCGGTTGAGCCAGAGGTGGTTGAGCAGCCACCACAAACTCAGATTAACTTCTCT
Protein-coding sequences here:
- a CDS encoding pilus assembly protein PilP, giving the protein MKSNWPTVTLMLISLLGCKANQESLQDYVQQVEQRASNEIQSLAPAMDFRASIYSQRQARQPFVLPQAALVLDQPTVNRDCWQPAVRRKNGKLERYPLSKLKLRGVMGSGGEVSALIQTPQGNVLKIHKGQYIGLNNGKVTKVASNRLVIKETMPDGLGCWNTRTVTLALK
- a CDS encoding type IV pilus secretin PilQ produces the protein MKSCIFRIWLVCLAFLWGPLALADAANQLQSIDFRLNTDRDALVIVELASPSVVVDLQRTAQGLNIELLKTDVSSDKLYLLDVKDFSSVVESIEVFRNEPSTRLLVSMQGPYHYEYRLKGKYLEVTISEQKEQQIHTPNALEKEGKLISINFQDIPVRNVLQLIADYNDFNLVVSDSVSGNLTLRLDGVPWQQVLDIILQVKGLDKRVDGNVILVAPKAELDLREQQQLEKARLAEELGELTSEIIKVNFAKASEIAEMIGGQGAISMLSERGSISIDERTNSLLIRELPENIEVIQEIVSSLDIPVKQVQIEARLVSINEGDMDELGVRWGFTSTNGNNTVGGSIESNLFQKGLLDEDTLPIEDFLNVNLAATSTNASSIAFQVAKLGSDTLLDLELSALQRESKAEIISSPRLITTNKKPAYIEQGTEIPYLESSSSGATTVAFKKAVLSLKVTPQITPDNRLVLDLSVTQDRPGEVVKTGTGEAVAINTQRIGTQVLVNNGETVVLGGIFQHSVTNSTDKVPLLGDLPLLGTLFKRTYEQFGKSELLIFVTPKVVVQ
- the aroK gene encoding shikimate kinase AroK; the protein is MAEKRNIFLVGPMGAGKSTIGRHLAQQLHMEFIDSDTVIEERTGADIAWVFDVEGEDGFRKREETVINDLTQEQGIVLATGGGSVISKENRNRLSARGIVVYLETTIEKQLARTNRDKKRPLLQTDDPREVLVSLADERNPLYEEVSDYTVRTDDQSAKVVANQIVKMLEER
- the aroB gene encoding 3-dehydroquinate synthase, with translation MERITVELGERSYPISIGAGLFDDPAQLSFLSSQKSAKQKVVVISNVTVAPLYADKILSLLEQQNCDTALLTLPDGEQYKSLETFNKVMDFFIEGNYARDVVVVALGGGVIGDLVGFASACYQRGVDFVQIPTTLLSQVDSSVGGKTAVNHPLGKNMIGAFYQPQAVLIDTNCLKTLPEREFAAGIAEVIKYGIIYDADFFVWLEENLDRLYALDEQALSYAIARCCQIKAEVVAQDEKESGIRALLNLGHTFGHAVEAELGYGQWLHGEAVSAGTVLAAKTALMQGLIKQADFDRILNLLKRSKLPVQTPDSMSFEDFMTHMMRDKKVLAGQLRLVLPTSIGTAEVVKGVPEAILEQAIDFCRQV
- a CDS encoding AAA family ATPase; translation: MRDSRVLELDSQGDLLERLSLLTRFGSNLVVVGGAQGAGKTWLAQRFLEVWAQEKNQALLLCHPNQTEDQRRASLMEQWFPKQGFYTNTQLADNLEQILEGEPCDLILVIDDAHLLSEQLLSELWLLSVAANQRSDWSINIVLMAHNNSVNPLLKRLSYGQDLKPIELDIDQLAEPEAERFFEFLVMRYVEPDMEKQVRQSFAKVTRYPGEIMALAAQKKEKTVIVRSIVGSPRTLILIVLLLLLLIAGGYWWLSQQSSPDDNRARIESMVEQTVIPTLPESSATGSRVERADPSFAEAEDDSASLPQAVTDSTATVGIDDSERRVVITSDVVDALLDESATSETIPELKELEETVIQEVAPEETTIATPELAPVEPEVVEQPPQTQINFSFAREELLAYSPRSYTLQLAALNTLEEVQLFIDEHPVDGEVRIYPTLRDDVKWFIVTFENYPTIQAARDAVVTLPNEVQQLSPWAKAMAQVHREIETAN